The Parashewanella spongiae genome has a window encoding:
- the pgeF gene encoding peptidoglycan editing factor PgeF, producing MLKIDWPVPENVGIAMTNRHGGFSLSPFNSLNLGEHVGDNKKKVVVNRQVLVTKLNLPAEPHWLNQVHGTEVIDLSLSDTIVADGSYTNELGKVCAVMTADCLPVLLCDKAGTQVSALHAGWRGLCNGVIENGVSKFDCSSQELIAYLGPAIGPKAFEVGTEVMEAFCEVDEKAMSCFTAADDKYLANICGLAIQRIKKLGVTKIFSCNHCTYNNVDYFSYRRDKITGRQASLIWLKK from the coding sequence ATGTTAAAAATTGATTGGCCAGTACCTGAAAATGTTGGAATTGCTATGACAAATCGTCATGGCGGTTTTAGTCTGTCGCCCTTTAATAGCCTTAATCTAGGTGAACATGTTGGTGACAATAAAAAGAAGGTGGTGGTGAATCGACAGGTTCTAGTTACAAAGTTAAATTTACCCGCTGAGCCTCATTGGTTAAATCAAGTTCATGGCACCGAAGTTATCGATTTATCATTAAGTGACACAATCGTGGCTGATGGCAGTTACACGAATGAATTGGGTAAAGTCTGCGCAGTCATGACGGCAGACTGCTTACCCGTTTTATTGTGTGATAAAGCGGGTACGCAAGTCAGCGCATTGCATGCAGGCTGGCGCGGATTGTGTAACGGTGTTATCGAAAATGGCGTAAGCAAATTTGACTGTTCATCTCAAGAATTGATTGCGTATTTAGGCCCAGCAATTGGGCCTAAGGCTTTTGAAGTCGGCACTGAAGTCATGGAAGCCTTTTGTGAGGTTGATGAAAAAGCCATGAGTTGTTTTACAGCGGCAGATGATAAGTATTTGGCTAATATCTGCGGACTTGCAATTCAACGTATTAAAAAGCTTGGTGTGACCAAAATATTTTCCTGTAATCACTGCACTTATAATAATGTTGATTACTTTTCATATCGAAGAGATAAGATTACTGGACGACAAGCTTCACTGATTTGGTTGAAGAAATAG
- the ltrA gene encoding group II intron reverse transcriptase/maturase, whose amino-acid sequence MANTPVNIRILQRKLYLRSKLNSELRFYSLYDKLSRLDILEEAYRRCKANKGGAGIDGITFSYLEQQKKVVALLKEIQTQLQQKNYRPSPVKRVEILKDNGKTRKLGIPIISDRIVQMAMTIVMQPVYEPHLHEHSYGYRPCRSAQQAVKVIEMSLKQGYQHVLDADLSAYFDTIPHAKLMAKVERRISDSSFLSLLKSFIKAPISIETVNGKWRIEASRCGTPQGGVISPLLANIYLNDFCLKIHEKTPCKIVTYADDFVVLHKQTYTQEQLDWITQQLSDEGLKLNQSKTHCVDMGKLMNEFDFLGFNFQRITGLIKGTSYIKIEASKKSQTKLKNKIRDIVKHRTSNTLGVLINKVNQVLRGWKHYFGGIGYPRGVFFRINGFVVNRFYRWHRRLSQRRSKYLSRGAYEKLRQAGLEYLPTTR is encoded by the coding sequence ATGGCTAACACTCCAGTAAATATCAGAATATTACAGCGAAAACTTTACTTACGCTCAAAGCTTAACTCGGAGCTTCGATTTTACAGCTTGTACGATAAACTCAGTCGCCTAGATATACTCGAAGAAGCCTATCGACGATGCAAAGCCAATAAAGGCGGAGCAGGAATTGATGGCATCACATTCAGTTATCTAGAGCAGCAAAAGAAAGTCGTTGCGCTGTTAAAAGAAATTCAAACTCAATTACAACAGAAAAACTATCGACCTAGCCCAGTCAAACGAGTAGAAATACTCAAAGACAACGGAAAAACGCGGAAACTTGGGATCCCGATAATCAGTGACAGAATTGTGCAAATGGCGATGACAATAGTGATGCAACCCGTCTACGAACCTCATTTACATGAACACAGTTATGGTTATCGTCCATGTCGAAGCGCCCAGCAAGCGGTAAAAGTCATTGAAATGAGCCTAAAACAAGGCTACCAGCACGTACTCGATGCTGACTTGAGTGCCTATTTCGATACCATCCCGCACGCTAAGTTGATGGCAAAAGTAGAAAGGCGAATAAGCGACAGCAGCTTTCTGAGTTTACTGAAAAGCTTTATCAAAGCGCCCATCAGCATAGAGACGGTCAACGGGAAATGGCGAATAGAAGCAAGCCGATGTGGCACTCCGCAAGGCGGAGTTATCTCTCCACTACTGGCTAACATCTATCTCAACGATTTTTGTTTGAAAATACACGAAAAAACACCGTGTAAAATCGTTACCTATGCAGATGATTTTGTTGTACTTCATAAGCAAACCTACACACAAGAGCAACTGGACTGGATAACACAGCAATTAAGTGATGAAGGTCTGAAGCTAAATCAAAGTAAAACCCACTGTGTGGATATGGGAAAGCTGATGAATGAGTTTGATTTCCTCGGTTTTAACTTTCAACGGATCACAGGCCTCATCAAAGGCACCAGTTACATCAAGATAGAGGCGTCTAAGAAGAGCCAAACAAAGCTGAAAAATAAAATCAGAGACATAGTGAAACACCGAACCTCAAATACACTTGGCGTACTGATAAATAAGGTTAATCAAGTTCTGAGGGGATGGAAACACTATTTTGGTGGGATAGGTTATCCCAGAGGTGTATTTTTCAGAATAAATGGATTTGTAGTAAACCGGTTCTATCGCTGGCATCGTCGCTTAAGTCAACGTCGAAGCAAGTATCTATCACGAGGTGCTTACGAAAAATTACGCCAAGCTGGTCTTGAGTATTTACCCACGACAAGATGA
- a CDS encoding coniferyl aldehyde dehydrogenase, with amino-acid sequence MSTQIEQQKQQLAHTFTQQKNAFSEAPFSSFTERKTALLKLKKAVLNEQQALIDAVDEDYNGRSNQDTIIGDILPAISHFNYTLKKLKKWMKPQRRHVGLLLAPASVKVHYQPKGVIGIIVPWNFPIVLAFAPLVTSIAAGNRVMLKLSEFTPKTNQVIKQIVSNVFSEKQVAIIEGEADIAAEFSSLPFDHMLFTGSTGVGHHVMRAAAKNLTPVTLELGGKSPVIVAPDISIEIAVERLIYGKCLNAGQICVSPDYVLCPREKIQQFIEVYKRRFTEMYSSVSNNTDYGNIINQRQFDRLQGLLSDAQQKGATIISSSNETIADTSRKMPTQLVTNVTDDMLLMQDEIFGPILPIIGYSSINDAIEYINSRARPLALYLMSFDNNTQKTVLTHTHSGGVCVNDTILHVAADDAPFGGIGASGMGNYHGKEGFETFSHAKTVFSRGWVNTGKLVQPPYGKGLSKLMLKFFLR; translated from the coding sequence ATGAGCACTCAAATAGAACAACAAAAACAGCAACTCGCTCACACTTTCACTCAACAAAAAAATGCCTTTTCAGAAGCCCCTTTTTCCTCTTTTACAGAACGAAAAACAGCTTTATTAAAATTAAAAAAAGCGGTGTTAAATGAGCAGCAAGCACTTATTGATGCCGTTGATGAAGACTACAATGGCAGATCCAACCAAGACACTATTATTGGGGATATTTTACCTGCTATCTCTCACTTTAATTACACCTTAAAAAAATTAAAAAAGTGGATGAAACCTCAGCGTCGTCATGTCGGGCTACTTTTGGCACCAGCAAGCGTAAAAGTCCATTACCAACCTAAAGGTGTCATTGGTATTATCGTTCCTTGGAATTTCCCTATTGTATTAGCCTTCGCGCCATTAGTGACATCAATTGCGGCTGGAAATCGAGTAATGCTAAAACTTTCTGAATTCACACCAAAGACAAATCAAGTGATTAAGCAAATTGTTTCCAATGTGTTTTCTGAAAAACAAGTGGCAATTATAGAAGGAGAAGCTGACATTGCTGCTGAGTTTTCTTCCCTTCCCTTCGATCATATGCTCTTTACTGGTTCAACAGGTGTTGGCCATCATGTAATGCGAGCAGCGGCCAAAAATTTAACACCTGTAACTCTTGAATTAGGAGGAAAGTCTCCAGTTATTGTTGCCCCAGACATCTCGATTGAAATCGCCGTTGAACGGCTTATCTATGGAAAGTGCCTTAATGCAGGACAAATATGCGTTTCACCCGATTATGTGCTTTGCCCAAGAGAAAAGATCCAACAATTCATCGAAGTCTACAAACGTCGGTTTACCGAGATGTATAGCTCAGTTAGCAACAACACTGATTACGGTAATATCATCAATCAACGACAATTTGATCGATTGCAAGGCTTGCTCAGCGATGCCCAGCAAAAAGGGGCGACAATTATTTCATCTTCTAATGAAACTATCGCAGATACATCCAGAAAAATGCCAACACAACTCGTCACTAATGTCACAGACGATATGCTGCTAATGCAGGATGAAATCTTTGGCCCTATTTTACCTATTATTGGCTACAGCTCAATTAATGATGCGATTGAATATATTAATAGTCGTGCTCGTCCACTTGCACTGTATTTAATGAGTTTTGACAACAACACTCAAAAAACGGTGCTTACACACACGCATTCTGGCGGTGTTTGTGTCAACGACACCATTCTTCATGTTGCAGCAGATGATGCTCCATTTGGTGGCATAGGAGCCTCTGGCATGGGAAATTATCATGGCAAAGAAGGTTTCGAAACATTCAGCCATGCTAAAACGGTATTCAGTCGAGGGTGGGTTAATACGGGTAAGTTGGTGCAACCGCCATATGGAAAAGGGTTATCAAAATTAATGCTAAAGTTTTTTTTGAGATAA
- the rluD gene encoding 23S rRNA pseudouridine(1911/1915/1917) synthase RluD: MTQEINLHGEFSITQTGQRLDQALAELFPDYSRTRIKEWILSGAVSVDGHVLDVPRTKILEEQTVSIVTELQEEVTAKAQKIDLDIVYEDDHILVINKQAGLVVHPGAGNRDGTLMNALLHHCPNIEHVPRAGIVHRLDKDTTGLMVVAKTVEAQTHLVTALQARAITREYEAIALGTMTAGGLVDEPIGRHPTQRTQMAVERSGKPAVTHYRVAEKFRAHTRLRLRLESGRTHQIRVHMAYIGHVLVGDPVYGGRPRLPKAASAEFIDVLKGFKRQALHAVRLEFAHPITCDVMSWTAPIPDDMAQLTKALRQDTQDHPITY, encoded by the coding sequence ATGACTCAAGAGATAAATTTACATGGTGAGTTTTCGATAACTCAAACAGGGCAAAGATTAGATCAAGCGCTAGCTGAGCTTTTTCCTGATTATTCCCGTACTCGTATTAAAGAGTGGATATTGTCTGGCGCGGTTTCAGTTGACGGGCATGTACTTGATGTACCAAGAACAAAAATACTTGAAGAGCAAACTGTATCCATTGTGACAGAGCTTCAAGAAGAAGTGACGGCGAAAGCGCAAAAAATTGACCTCGATATTGTTTACGAAGATGATCATATTCTGGTGATAAATAAACAAGCGGGCTTAGTGGTGCATCCAGGCGCTGGCAATAGGGATGGCACATTGATGAATGCCTTATTACACCATTGCCCTAACATCGAGCACGTTCCAAGAGCGGGCATTGTGCATCGTTTAGATAAAGACACAACAGGCTTAATGGTAGTTGCTAAAACTGTTGAGGCACAAACTCACTTAGTAACGGCCTTACAGGCTAGAGCAATTACTCGGGAGTATGAGGCGATTGCTTTGGGTACCATGACCGCTGGTGGCTTAGTTGACGAACCAATTGGCAGACATCCCACCCAACGTACCCAAATGGCAGTAGAGCGCTCAGGTAAGCCAGCTGTAACTCATTATCGAGTGGCTGAAAAATTTCGCGCACATACTCGATTGAGATTACGCTTGGAGTCCGGCCGTACTCACCAAATCCGTGTTCATATGGCATACATTGGACATGTTTTAGTAGGCGATCCTGTTTATGGTGGCCGCCCTAGGTTACCAAAAGCGGCGAGTGCCGAATTCATTGATGTACTTAAAGGTTTTAAGCGTCAAGCTTTGCATGCGGTGAGATTAGAATTTGCACACCCAATAACTTGCGATGTCATGAGCTGGACGGCGCCAATACCTGATGACATGGCGCAATTAACCAAAGCACTGCGACAAGACACACAAGATCACCCAATTACGTATTAA
- a CDS encoding ABC transporter permease → MLHIKPIISSLLHSKSGPFLLFLQMMLSVAIIANASSIINQRLELMDRESGVDETKVLTFRVSSFSENTDHEAQNKRDQQMLRDLPNVINVSSTNMFPLSGGGWSTGLLDKPDPNAEGVKRTPQAAQYMGNEHFLDTLGLTLVEGRNFYPEEILHEHGYANQKVIVSKPLADEYWGEESPIGKILYHGTEYPIEVIGVVDKLQGAWVDSDFLDNSFIFNIDFGSQSAGGMYFVRANEEHIPELKQQIETAFLAEDPDRVVIEFLTVRESRDISYQNDALMVYILSIVIVLLLLVSSLGLAGMVMFNVQRRTKQIGTRRALGARKRDIINQFLVENYVICLAAGVCGGLLAVQLGKQLMQHYSLPALDLTYPLVTIAGLFIVTSIAVFLPARKAATISPAIATRSV, encoded by the coding sequence ATGTTACACATAAAACCTATTATAAGCAGTTTATTACATAGTAAAAGTGGTCCATTTTTATTGTTCTTACAGATGATGCTGTCCGTTGCCATTATTGCTAATGCCAGCTCGATAATTAATCAACGACTTGAACTGATGGATCGTGAATCAGGGGTTGATGAAACGAAAGTGCTTACGTTTAGGGTAAGTAGCTTTAGTGAAAACACAGATCATGAAGCACAAAATAAGCGTGATCAGCAGATGCTTCGTGATTTACCGAATGTGATCAATGTTTCTTCGACTAATATGTTTCCCTTGAGTGGCGGAGGTTGGTCTACTGGCTTGTTAGATAAACCAGATCCTAATGCAGAAGGCGTTAAACGTACACCGCAAGCAGCACAATACATGGGAAATGAACACTTTCTTGATACGTTAGGGCTTACTCTTGTTGAAGGGCGTAATTTTTACCCTGAAGAAATATTGCATGAGCATGGCTATGCCAATCAAAAGGTTATTGTTTCAAAACCACTTGCAGATGAGTATTGGGGAGAAGAGTCACCCATTGGTAAGATTCTATATCATGGTACAGAATATCCAATCGAAGTCATTGGTGTTGTTGATAAACTTCAAGGCGCATGGGTGGATTCAGACTTTCTAGATAATAGCTTTATTTTTAATATTGATTTTGGTAGCCAGAGCGCTGGAGGTATGTATTTTGTACGTGCGAATGAAGAACATATTCCAGAGTTGAAACAGCAAATTGAAACTGCATTCTTGGCTGAAGATCCTGATCGTGTTGTCATCGAATTTCTAACCGTTCGAGAATCTAGAGATATCTCTTACCAAAATGATGCGTTAATGGTGTACATATTGTCGATTGTCATCGTGTTATTACTGCTTGTCAGCTCATTAGGATTAGCGGGTATGGTGATGTTTAACGTGCAGCGTCGTACCAAGCAAATCGGTACTCGCCGAGCGTTAGGTGCAAGAAAGCGCGATATCATTAATCAGTTTTTAGTCGAAAATTATGTTATTTGTCTAGCCGCTGGAGTATGTGGTGGGTTGTTAGCTGTGCAACTGGGCAAACAGCTCATGCAACATTATAGTCTGCCAGCGTTGGATTTAACCTATCCATTAGTGACGATTGCAGGATTGTTTATTGTGACTTCAATTGCCGTTTTCTTACCAGCTCGAAAAGCCGCGACAATATCCCCGGCAATTGCCACGAGAAGTGTGTAA
- a CDS encoding outer membrane protein assembly factor BamD: MNRVAKSVALSLFALALNACSSSPENDVVLNKASPDFLYSQARTSMELGNYGKAIRTLEALDSRYPFGPHKVQVQLDMIYAYYKIDDTASALANIDRFMRLNPTHSDSDYIQYMRGLVNMQADEYLFHDLLNIDRTDRDPKYSEDAFKDFGKLIKLYPNSKYAVDAKQRMQAVKNRLARYSIHVAEYYLKMNAWSAAASRGQYVLESFSGSPSTERALEIMAQAYEELGQQTLKDHVLLVMKTNYPNNGLVN; this comes from the coding sequence ATGAATAGAGTTGCCAAAAGTGTTGCCTTATCCCTGTTTGCACTAGCTTTGAATGCTTGTAGCAGCAGCCCAGAGAATGATGTTGTATTGAATAAAGCCTCTCCTGATTTTTTGTATTCTCAAGCAAGAACATCAATGGAGTTAGGTAATTACGGCAAAGCCATCCGTACTTTAGAAGCTTTGGATTCTCGTTATCCGTTTGGGCCTCATAAGGTTCAAGTACAGTTAGATATGATTTATGCCTATTACAAAATTGATGATACGGCTTCAGCATTAGCCAATATTGATCGCTTTATGCGCTTAAATCCTACCCATTCTGATTCTGACTATATCCAATATATGCGTGGTTTGGTCAATATGCAGGCTGACGAATATTTGTTTCATGATTTATTAAACATTGATCGTACTGATCGTGATCCAAAGTATTCTGAAGATGCGTTTAAGGACTTTGGCAAGCTGATCAAGCTTTATCCAAACAGTAAATATGCCGTTGATGCCAAACAACGTATGCAGGCGGTCAAAAATCGTTTAGCTCGTTACTCCATCCACGTCGCCGAGTATTACTTAAAAATGAATGCTTGGAGTGCCGCAGCAAGCCGAGGCCAATATGTTTTAGAGTCTTTTTCAGGTTCACCTTCTACAGAAAGAGCACTTGAGATCATGGCTCAGGCCTATGAGGAACTTGGCCAGCAAACGTTAAAAGATCACGTATTGTTGGTGATGAAAACAAACTATCCTAATAATGGGTTAGTAAACTAA
- a CDS encoding sigma-54-dependent transcriptional regulator, translated as MDNILVVDDNLAVCQALALMLELNGYHALYCHNESDALELVKQQDISLVIQDMNFSEDTTSGSEGQQLFHLIREIQPQLPIILITAWTQLEMAVELVKSGRADYMAKPWDDYKLLTSISNLISLQKLTQTNQQLTRVDEQGNTAIADADLCGLVYGSGVMQRLVDLALQLADSDVSVLITGPNGAGKDKIADILHANSPLKSKPMIKVNIGALPADLLEAELFGAEAGAFTGATKARVGRFEAANGGSLFLDEIGNLPLSGQVKLLRVLQTGEYERLGSSQTRKCNVRVISATNADLQSDIQQGTFREDLYYRLNVIELKVPALCERVDDIVLLTQHFVGHEFNLPKLTQQALIKHSWPGNVRELQNACKRAALLARESKLTPENFGLKEADSISLNSENNAEIDVTKQQILDAMKANDGVIARVAKSVGLSRQALYRRLDKFGINR; from the coding sequence ATGGATAACATTCTGGTTGTTGACGACAATTTGGCCGTTTGTCAGGCATTAGCGCTTATGCTTGAACTTAATGGTTATCATGCGCTTTATTGTCACAATGAATCTGACGCACTTGAATTAGTAAAACAGCAAGATATTTCACTGGTTATCCAAGACATGAACTTCAGTGAAGATACGACTTCTGGCTCTGAAGGTCAGCAACTGTTTCACTTGATAAGAGAAATTCAACCACAGCTTCCCATCATATTAATCACGGCTTGGACTCAGTTAGAAATGGCGGTCGAATTAGTCAAGTCTGGTCGTGCTGACTATATGGCGAAACCTTGGGATGACTATAAGCTATTAACCAGTATCAGTAACCTCATTTCGTTGCAGAAACTCACCCAAACCAATCAGCAACTCACTCGAGTTGATGAACAAGGTAACACAGCGATAGCCGATGCGGATTTATGTGGTTTGGTCTATGGCAGTGGTGTGATGCAGCGTTTAGTCGATTTAGCATTGCAACTGGCTGACTCGGATGTGTCCGTGTTGATCACAGGGCCTAATGGTGCAGGCAAAGACAAAATTGCTGACATTTTGCATGCTAATTCACCCTTAAAATCTAAGCCAATGATTAAGGTTAATATTGGTGCGCTTCCTGCGGATTTGCTTGAAGCGGAATTGTTTGGTGCAGAAGCGGGTGCATTTACAGGTGCAACGAAAGCTCGGGTAGGGCGATTTGAAGCTGCAAATGGTGGCTCTTTATTTTTGGATGAAATCGGTAACTTACCGTTATCTGGGCAAGTGAAATTGCTTCGTGTGCTGCAAACAGGCGAGTACGAGCGTCTAGGCAGCAGTCAAACCCGCAAATGTAATGTGCGGGTGATCAGCGCTACCAATGCCGATCTTCAATCGGATATTCAACAAGGTACTTTTCGTGAGGACTTATATTACCGCTTAAACGTCATTGAGCTAAAAGTGCCGGCTTTATGTGAACGCGTTGATGACATTGTACTCCTCACGCAACATTTTGTAGGCCATGAATTTAACTTGCCTAAATTGACACAGCAAGCGCTAATTAAGCACTCATGGCCTGGAAATGTTCGCGAACTGCAAAATGCTTGTAAACGCGCAGCATTACTGGCTAGAGAAAGTAAACTCACACCTGAAAATTTTGGCTTGAAAGAGGCTGACTCGATATCGTTAAACAGTGAAAATAACGCTGAGATTGATGTCACAAAACAGCAAATTCTTGATGCGATGAAAGCGAATGATGGTGTCATCGCGAGAGTGGCAAAATCTGTCGGACTCAGCCGACAAGCCCTATATCGACGCCTCGATAAATTTGGTATTAACCGCTAA
- a CDS encoding sensor histidine kinase: MLRLKNKILAATGLTCLLAIGLSFAVLQWSQQESNVISAISDWLGIEVLWLLMIGIVILAMFVVSCFIRDLSNSLRALEIGLLNFKDNDFSVTVPSVKEPEINQLISLFNESAQTLRREKQYIYQRELLLDKVIQSSPNIMLLLDSEQRIIYSNDAARHFFFNGKQISGMNLVELLPNIDEELSQAIKSSQEGIFTLNSDDVESWHISRGAFLLNNLQHNLLLLKHMTKELNRQEVAVWKKVIRIISHELNNSLAPISSMVNSGRKLTKDNSSSQLKLIFDTIENRCNHLSQFIFNYARFAKLPLPQKSYVDWQSLTEQLAQHYSFKLIGSLPQTLGYFDHIQIEQVLLNLLKNAHESGSDINEVTMQIAATETFGKNGVSICVHDTGSGMSSEVMQQALLPFYSTKQSGTGLGLPLCREIIEAHEGQISLHHRQHKGLTVQVWLPCNNSN; encoded by the coding sequence GTGCTCAGATTAAAAAACAAAATTCTTGCAGCCACAGGGCTTACTTGTTTATTGGCTATTGGGCTGTCATTTGCTGTTCTACAGTGGTCTCAACAAGAAAGTAATGTTATTTCTGCCATAAGCGATTGGTTAGGGATCGAGGTATTGTGGTTACTCATGATAGGCATTGTTATTTTAGCCATGTTTGTGGTGAGCTGTTTTATTCGTGATTTGAGCAATAGTCTGCGAGCCCTAGAAATTGGCTTACTTAATTTTAAAGATAATGACTTTAGTGTCACAGTTCCAAGCGTAAAAGAGCCTGAAATAAATCAACTCATCTCGTTGTTTAACGAGTCGGCTCAAACCTTACGTCGTGAAAAACAATATATTTATCAACGCGAATTACTACTTGATAAAGTCATTCAAAGTTCGCCAAATATTATGTTGTTGTTAGACAGTGAACAACGAATAATTTATTCAAATGACGCTGCGCGTCACTTTTTTTTCAATGGTAAGCAAATTTCTGGTATGAATTTAGTTGAATTGTTACCAAATATTGATGAAGAACTGTCACAAGCGATAAAAAGTAGTCAAGAAGGTATTTTCACCCTTAATTCTGATGATGTTGAAAGTTGGCATATTAGTCGCGGGGCATTTTTACTCAATAACCTTCAGCATAATTTATTATTGCTAAAACACATGACGAAAGAACTCAATCGGCAAGAGGTTGCTGTATGGAAAAAGGTCATTCGGATCATCAGTCACGAACTGAACAATTCACTTGCGCCTATCTCATCTATGGTGAACTCTGGGCGCAAGCTAACCAAAGATAATAGCAGTAGTCAGCTGAAGTTGATTTTCGACACCATTGAAAACCGCTGTAATCATTTAAGCCAATTTATTTTTAATTATGCACGCTTTGCAAAATTACCTTTACCTCAAAAATCATATGTTGACTGGCAAAGCTTAACAGAGCAATTAGCTCAACATTATTCATTTAAATTAATTGGAAGTTTGCCACAAACACTTGGGTATTTTGATCATATTCAAATTGAACAAGTATTATTAAATTTATTAAAAAATGCCCATGAATCTGGCAGTGATATCAATGAAGTCACCATGCAAATTGCCGCTACCGAAACATTTGGTAAAAACGGCGTCTCCATTTGTGTTCATGACACTGGTAGCGGAATGTCGAGCGAAGTGATGCAACAAGCTTTATTGCCGTTTTATTCAACTAAGCAGTCTGGTACTGGTTTAGGGTTGCCGTTATGTCGAGAAATCATTGAGGCTCATGAAGGTCAAATTAGCTTACATCATCGTCAGCACAAGGGCTTAACGGTGCAAGTGTGGCTGCCATGTAATAATTCTAATTGA
- a CDS encoding ABC transporter permease yields the protein MFLHYLDLAWRSIKKTPILSLLMVLAISVGIGITITTLNVYKMMAFNPAGEKSDQLLRVQLWSQGPDSWDNFPQLLTYQDVQNLRNIEPLVRQTAMHRTGGVIQTDDPSFAASMQSVRSVDRDFFKMFDVSFLHGSPWAADADVNAAYHAVISSSLNEKLFGSGNNVGKTFYFDKRPYQVVGITEDWNPQPKYYDPSNGAFNDAEQIFIPFSLLPIEKQATWGNTSGWRYEKTNNFQDRLNSERVWTMFWAEFENAEQIEDYKRQLAAYVEQQKAIGRFTDNRSPEDSVQLVNVEQWLENENVVDEDNKILVGLGFLFLSVCLVNILGLLLTKFLKRAPEVGVRRAIGASRRQIFSQYMVEVGVIGLIGGAIGLALAWGALAVLGDKFGTDAALTQLDNSMWFLTPTIAIGTALLAGLYPAWIVCRTKPSVYLKSQ from the coding sequence ATGTTCTTACATTATTTAGACTTAGCATGGCGAAGCATCAAAAAAACGCCGATATTATCTTTGCTCATGGTGTTAGCGATTTCTGTGGGCATTGGAATAACGATCACGACCCTTAATGTTTACAAGATGATGGCATTCAACCCCGCAGGGGAAAAAAGCGATCAATTGCTTCGAGTGCAACTGTGGAGCCAAGGCCCAGACTCATGGGATAACTTCCCACAGTTGTTGACTTATCAAGATGTGCAGAACCTTCGCAATATAGAGCCATTAGTAAGACAAACCGCAATGCACAGAACGGGAGGCGTCATACAAACGGATGATCCCAGTTTTGCAGCGTCGATGCAGAGTGTTCGTTCTGTAGACAGAGATTTCTTCAAAATGTTTGATGTCTCTTTTTTACACGGCTCCCCTTGGGCTGCAGATGCCGATGTAAATGCGGCTTATCATGCCGTCATTTCAAGCTCATTAAATGAAAAGTTATTTGGCAGTGGTAATAATGTAGGTAAAACCTTTTATTTTGATAAAAGACCATACCAAGTAGTAGGTATCACTGAAGACTGGAATCCACAACCTAAATATTATGATCCGAGTAATGGTGCCTTTAATGATGCGGAGCAAATATTTATACCGTTTTCATTATTGCCTATTGAGAAACAAGCTACTTGGGGAAACACTAGTGGTTGGCGGTATGAAAAAACCAATAACTTTCAAGATAGACTAAATTCGGAAAGAGTTTGGACCATGTTTTGGGCAGAGTTCGAAAATGCAGAGCAAATTGAAGATTATAAGCGTCAACTTGCGGCTTATGTTGAGCAGCAAAAAGCCATTGGGCGATTTACTGATAACCGTTCTCCTGAAGATTCTGTGCAATTAGTTAATGTTGAGCAATGGCTAGAAAATGAAAACGTTGTTGATGAAGACAACAAGATACTGGTAGGGCTTGGTTTTTTGTTTTTATCGGTTTGCTTAGTGAATATTTTAGGTCTTTTGCTTACTAAGTTCTTAAAGCGTGCACCAGAGGTAGGAGTTCGCCGTGCTATCGGAGCAAGTCGCCGACAAATCTTTAGTCAATATATGGTTGAAGTTGGGGTAATCGGACTCATTGGTGGTGCTATTGGATTAGCACTTGCGTGGGGCGCATTGGCCGTTCTCGGTGATAAGTTTGGTACTGATGCCGCTTTAACTCAACTTGACAATTCAATGTGGTTTTTAACCCCAACGATAGCGATTGGCACCGCATTACTCGCTGGACTTTATCCAGCTTGGATAGTTTGCCGTACTAAACCAAGCGTTTATCTTAAAAGCCAATAA